The following coding sequences are from one Bacillota bacterium window:
- a CDS encoding glycoside hydrolase family 36 protein encodes MEVSCGDLRLRLDEAAGRAALWRGARPVIEGGRYGVSVAGRGAVWAGGDGLRSAGLELRATAAAAGPGMALRLEVANRGPTAVRVEGFTVLDAARVLPERPSSSLLVYQNGWQSWSAALVKPLTARDPDPLLPLVKVMGTNPARRGTWRRGHIGSDFFSAIGVEGDGLVLGFLTMRDQFSEVVFESRAGRAAGASAGAGPGGPRAAAMARSWADGYELAPGGTLASETLFIWAGDPAEGLELYAAEAGRAMKAITWDHVPTGWCTWYHYFTKVTEGDVLDNLEHLGRLRGSIPLEYVQIDDGYQHAIGDWLEINEKFPHGMKWLAEKIKEAGFKPGLWLAPFTVMERSNLWKAHPDWILRDGRGRPVYGGNNLGWGGRIYGLDCTHPGVIEWLKRVFRTVTDEWGYDYVKIDFLYCAALAGRHHDRSATRAQALRRGLEAIREAVGDARFILGCGLPLGPAVGLVNGMRIGEDVAPQWGPTPLPWEKTIPGTVNAIRNTLTRAFLHDRWWLNDPDCLLLRDRRTKLTPVEVESLATVIALSGGLLLTSDDFSAVSPQRLEMLLEIFPPSRRAARAVDLFKTDAAGRPSPGGLPSLFVRRDGRDGEGSEAGGGGERWSVGIFNWSGRPVDLSVDLTAVTGRAGPWHVHDIWAERDVGLVEGVLSLPSVPAHGCRYLALSE; translated from the coding sequence GAATGGCCCTCCGCCTGGAGGTCGCCAACCGCGGCCCGACGGCCGTCCGCGTCGAGGGCTTCACCGTCCTCGACGCCGCGCGCGTCCTGCCCGAACGACCTTCTTCCTCCCTGCTGGTCTACCAGAACGGCTGGCAGTCGTGGAGCGCGGCCCTGGTCAAGCCCCTGACCGCCCGCGACCCGGACCCCCTTCTCCCACTGGTCAAGGTGATGGGGACCAACCCGGCCCGGCGCGGCACCTGGCGTCGCGGCCACATCGGTTCGGATTTCTTCTCGGCCATCGGAGTCGAGGGCGACGGGCTCGTCCTCGGCTTCTTGACGATGAGGGACCAGTTCAGTGAGGTTGTCTTCGAGTCGAGGGCGGGCCGAGCGGCCGGCGCAAGCGCGGGCGCCGGCCCGGGCGGCCCGCGGGCCGCCGCCATGGCCCGCTCCTGGGCCGACGGGTACGAGCTGGCCCCCGGCGGGACACTGGCCTCGGAGACCCTCTTCATCTGGGCCGGCGACCCCGCCGAAGGGCTGGAGCTCTATGCGGCCGAGGCGGGCCGGGCGATGAAGGCGATCACCTGGGACCACGTCCCGACCGGCTGGTGCACCTGGTATCACTACTTCACCAAGGTCACCGAGGGCGACGTCCTGGACAACCTGGAGCACCTGGGGCGCCTGCGCGGCTCAATCCCTCTCGAGTACGTCCAGATCGATGACGGCTACCAGCACGCCATCGGCGACTGGCTGGAGATCAATGAGAAGTTCCCGCACGGGATGAAGTGGCTGGCCGAGAAGATCAAGGAGGCCGGCTTCAAGCCCGGCCTCTGGCTGGCCCCCTTCACCGTGATGGAGAGGTCGAACTTGTGGAAGGCGCACCCCGATTGGATCCTCCGTGACGGGCGAGGGCGCCCCGTTTACGGCGGCAACAACCTCGGCTGGGGAGGCCGCATCTACGGGCTGGACTGCACCCACCCCGGCGTCATCGAGTGGCTGAAGCGCGTCTTCAGGACGGTCACCGACGAGTGGGGCTACGACTATGTCAAGATTGATTTCCTCTATTGCGCCGCCCTGGCCGGCCGGCACCACGACCGGTCGGCCACCCGGGCCCAGGCCCTGCGCCGCGGGCTCGAGGCCATCCGCGAAGCGGTCGGGGACGCGCGCTTCATCCTCGGCTGCGGCCTGCCTCTGGGACCGGCCGTCGGCCTGGTCAACGGAATGCGCATCGGTGAGGACGTCGCCCCCCAGTGGGGTCCGACCCCCCTGCCGTGGGAAAAGACCATTCCCGGGACGGTCAACGCCATCCGCAACACCCTGACCCGGGCCTTCCTCCACGACCGCTGGTGGCTCAACGACCCCGATTGCCTGCTCCTGCGGGACCGCCGGACCAAGCTGACCCCGGTTGAGGTGGAGAGCCTGGCGACGGTCATCGCCCTCTCCGGCGGCCTGCTGCTGACCAGCGACGACTTCTCGGCCGTCTCCCCGCAGCGCCTGGAGATGCTGCTGGAGATCTTCCCGCCGTCGCGCCGGGCGGCCCGAGCGGTCGATCTGTTCAAGACCGACGCCGCCGGGCGGCCGAGCCCCGGGGGACTGCCGAGCTTGTTCGTCAGGAGGGATGGTCGGGACGGGGAGGGCTCGGAGGCGGGCGGCGGCGGTGAGCGGTGGTCCGTCGGCATCTTCAACTGGTCCGGGCGCCCGGTCGACCTGAGCGTCGACCTGACCGCGGTGACCGGGCGGGCCGGCCCGTGGCACGTCCACGACATCTGGGCCGAGCGCGACGTTGGCCTGGTCGAAGGGGTCTTGAGCCTGCCGTCGGTGCCGGCTCATGGGTGTAGGTATCTAGCACTCTCGGAGTAA